In the Plodia interpunctella isolate USDA-ARS_2022_Savannah chromosome 6, ilPloInte3.2, whole genome shotgun sequence genome, one interval contains:
- the LOC128670976 gene encoding uncharacterized protein LOC128670976 produces the protein MGKRKSTEHEEEIRRKIRRLQGKLRRKKKRVIESSDTEDSGTDTYDQRGHSSGSETPPRPPYSPLTAASVSSPEPERRSSRGPDGVDTVQEPTPSTSKDNQESTNADIALQDDILSLLGDAPKAEVSFGKPLHKDVASRWQEILAKGLSIEVKAKLMEEYYIPSNCDLLTAPLLNPEAKAALTTAITKRDSSIREKQKQLGIAISALGQAVEDVISNESTKKILKPISDACRLLCDIHFAETKTRRNLISYCTNTKLKETVLESTRDKFLFGENLAEKLKSAKSIQQSGESLKIKKQLGYFNKNSSNLRTNNNNLNSKSYYRKTRFKQTGQGRAPPERVTSQRRTRGHQSPRRAVDVERQKRSAYRK, from the exons ATGGGGAAAAGGAAATCAACGGAACATGAGGAGGAAATTCGTAGGAAAATAAGAAGACTTCAAGGAAAGTtaagaagaaagaagaagCGTGTAATCGAATCATCTGATACAGAGG ATTCTGGTACGGATACGTACGATCAGAGGGGTCATTCATCTGGCTCGGAAACACCACCGCGGCCTCCCTACTCGCCCCTAACAGCGGCATCAGTGTCGTCACCAGAGCCGGAGCGACGAAGTTCCAGAGGGCCCGATGGAGTCGATACTGTGCAGGAACCGACGCCGTCGACTTCAAAGGATAATCAGGAAAGTACAAATGCTGATATTGCGTTACAGGACGATATTTTGTCACTGTTAGGTGATGCCCCAAAAGCAGAGGTTTCTTTTGGGAAGCCGCTTCATAAAGATGTCGCGAGTAGATGGCAAGAAATTCTTGCCAAAGGTTTATCCATCGAGGTAAAGGCCAAATTGATGGAGGAGTACTATATCCCAAGTAATTGTGATCTTTTAACAGCACCGCTGCTTAACCCAGAGGCAAAGGCAGCCTTGACAACTGCCATTACTAAACGCGATTCTTCAATtagagaaaaacaaaaacaattaggCATCGCCATATCTGCTCTAGGACAGGCCGTAGAAGATGTAATTTCTAATGAATCTACTAAAAAGATCCTAAAACCAATTAGTGACGCATGTCGCCTCTTATGCGACATTCACTTCGCCGAAACAAAAACTCGCCGTAATTTAATCAGTTACTGTACAAATACGAAACTGAAAGAAACTGTTTTAGAATCTACTAGAGACAAATTTCTTTTCGGAGAGAACTTGGCCGAAAAACTGAAATCCGCAAAGTCTATCCAACAATCAggagaaagtttaaaaattaagaaacaacTAGGTTACTTCAACAAAAACTCATCTAATCTGAgaacaaataacaataatttaaactcCAAGAGTTACTATCGGAAGACACGATTCAAACAAACAGGCCAGGGTCGAGCTCCTCCGGAGAGGGTCACCAGCCAGCGTCGAACGAGAGGCCATCAGTCGCCTCGTCGAGCGGTCGATGTGGAGAGACAGAAACGCAGCGCGTATCGCAAATAG